The Microbacterium sp. Nx66 genome contains a region encoding:
- a CDS encoding Fpg/Nei family DNA glycosylase, whose product MPEGDTVFRTARRLDEALAGGQVTRFDLRVPRFATLDLTGQRVQGAVPRGKHLLLRIGESTLHSHLRMDGAWFVYRPGEKWRHPAFKVRAIVGTAEREAVGVDIAEVEVVPTRDEDDLVGYLGPDPLAADWDPIEAARRLGTDTRAIHVALLDQRNVAGFGNEYAAELLFLRGILPTTPTPEVDVAALLDLGVRTIRANRDRRNRTFTGIDRPGQSTWVYGRAGRPCRRCGTLIRRGELGADPTRERITFWCPRCQR is encoded by the coding sequence ATGCCCGAGGGCGATACCGTCTTCCGCACCGCACGCCGCCTGGACGAGGCCCTCGCCGGCGGGCAGGTCACGCGCTTCGACCTCCGCGTTCCGCGCTTCGCGACCCTCGATCTGACCGGCCAGCGGGTGCAGGGCGCCGTCCCCCGCGGGAAGCACCTGCTGCTGCGGATCGGCGAGAGCACGCTCCATTCGCATCTGCGCATGGACGGTGCGTGGTTCGTGTACCGGCCCGGTGAGAAGTGGCGGCATCCCGCGTTCAAGGTGCGGGCGATCGTCGGCACGGCCGAACGCGAGGCCGTGGGCGTGGACATCGCCGAAGTCGAGGTCGTCCCCACCCGCGACGAGGACGACCTCGTCGGCTACCTCGGCCCCGACCCGCTCGCGGCCGACTGGGACCCGATCGAGGCCGCACGGCGGCTCGGCACCGACACCCGGGCCATCCACGTCGCCCTGCTCGATCAGCGCAACGTCGCGGGGTTCGGCAACGAGTACGCGGCAGAACTCCTGTTCCTCCGGGGAATCCTGCCGACCACGCCGACTCCCGAGGTCGACGTGGCCGCCCTCCTCGACCTGGGCGTGCGGACCATCCGCGCGAACCGCGACCGCCGCAACCGCACCTTCACCGGCATCGACCGCCCGGGACAGTCCACGTGGGTCTACGGACGCGCCGGACGCCCCTGCCGACGCTGCGGAACGCTCATCCGTCGCGGGGAGCTGGGGGCGGATCCGACCCGTGAGCGGATCACGTTCTGGTGCCCTCGGTGCCAGCGCTGA
- a CDS encoding ATP-binding protein, whose protein sequence is MPSAVSTLPGPAPATVRPALTRDRDALVTGVSAGLARHLGVHVGLVRALFVALTLCGGAGVLLYAWCWTFMPWTEGTTAPTRRLPVAWLLLVPAAVGALVVVVWRGGSDWLNGSIPPGTAAVVVGGTTLCATASGLWATLIDRTDTARGPRHTTTVRILAVLILGLVVLLLLSWPIARSGVVLVLLPLTGLVAVVASALIPRWRELAGERVRRIREEQRSVMAAHLHDSVLQTLALIQNRAGASSEAARLARAQERELRAWLYDGDAPADSDLPTDLRDYAAALEIDHPVRIDVVSAGLSAERASGELAAAAREAMLNAARHAGGEISVYIEGRVDGVDVFVRDRGPGFRLDEVPGDRLGVRESIIGRLRRAGGTGSVRSDDAGTEVHLRLPTVSSPERGAGRQEPRG, encoded by the coding sequence ATGCCCTCCGCCGTCTCCACGCTCCCCGGCCCCGCGCCGGCGACCGTGCGTCCGGCGCTGACCCGCGACCGCGACGCTCTCGTGACCGGAGTGAGCGCCGGGCTCGCGCGGCACCTCGGAGTGCACGTGGGCCTGGTGCGGGCGCTGTTCGTCGCCCTGACGCTCTGCGGGGGTGCGGGCGTGCTCCTGTACGCCTGGTGCTGGACCTTCATGCCGTGGACGGAGGGGACGACGGCGCCGACGCGTCGCCTCCCGGTCGCCTGGCTCCTGCTGGTCCCCGCGGCCGTCGGCGCCCTCGTCGTCGTGGTGTGGCGCGGGGGCAGCGACTGGCTGAACGGCTCGATCCCTCCGGGGACGGCGGCCGTGGTGGTCGGCGGGACCACGCTGTGCGCGACCGCCTCCGGGCTGTGGGCGACGCTCATCGATCGCACCGACACGGCGCGCGGCCCCCGGCACACCACCACCGTCCGCATCCTCGCGGTGCTCATCCTCGGCCTCGTGGTCCTCCTGCTCCTCTCGTGGCCGATCGCCCGCTCGGGCGTCGTGCTCGTGCTGCTCCCGCTGACCGGGCTGGTCGCGGTGGTGGCTTCGGCCCTCATTCCGCGCTGGCGGGAGCTGGCCGGAGAGCGCGTGCGCCGCATCCGAGAGGAGCAGCGCAGCGTGATGGCCGCCCATCTGCACGACTCGGTGCTGCAGACGCTCGCCCTCATCCAGAACCGGGCCGGGGCATCGAGCGAGGCGGCACGGCTGGCCCGGGCGCAGGAGCGGGAGCTGCGCGCGTGGCTCTACGACGGGGACGCCCCGGCGGACAGCGACCTGCCGACCGACCTGCGCGACTACGCAGCGGCGCTGGAGATCGACCACCCGGTCCGGATCGATGTGGTCTCGGCCGGGCTGTCGGCGGAGCGGGCGAGCGGCGAGCTGGCCGCCGCGGCGCGCGAGGCGATGCTGAACGCCGCGCGGCACGCCGGCGGCGAGATCTCCGTCTACATCGAGGGTCGGGTCGACGGCGTCGACGTGTTCGTCCGCGACCGCGGTCCCGGATTCCGGCTCGACGAGGTGCCGGGCGACCGTCTGGGCGTGCGGGAGTCGATCATCGGGCGCCTGCGTCGCGCGGGTGGCACGGGTTCGGTGCGCAGCGACGACGCCGGTACCGAGGTGCATCTGCGCCTGCCCACCGTCTCGTCCCCGGAACGGGGCGCCGGCCGACAGGAGCCCCGTGGCTGA
- a CDS encoding EI24 domain-containing protein produces MIREFAAGVRTLFRGFGVWRTRPGLMALGLVPAIIALVLLAAVLVPLILSMPSLAAWLTPFADGWVEPWRGVLRTAVGLVVVAAALALASSVFSALTLTIGDPFYQRIWHAVEKDLGDPPPADGGSFWTTVGEGLRLVVLGILIALLVLLIGLVPGVGGVLGAVSGVVLTGRLLARELTGRAFDARDLSPAARAALFSGSRARVLGFGVATQLCFLIPGGAVAVMPAAVAGSTMLARDMQARTPLAAVQPTASAAVPHDRTPGIA; encoded by the coding sequence ATGATCCGAGAGTTCGCCGCCGGCGTCCGCACCCTGTTCCGCGGGTTCGGCGTGTGGCGCACCCGTCCGGGGCTGATGGCGCTCGGGCTCGTCCCCGCGATCATCGCGCTCGTCCTCCTCGCCGCCGTCCTCGTGCCGCTGATCCTGTCGATGCCCTCGCTGGCAGCCTGGCTCACCCCGTTCGCCGACGGCTGGGTGGAGCCCTGGCGTGGCGTCCTGCGGACCGCGGTCGGCCTCGTCGTGGTCGCCGCCGCACTCGCTCTGGCCAGCTCCGTGTTCAGCGCTCTCACCCTCACGATCGGCGACCCGTTCTACCAGCGCATCTGGCACGCCGTCGAGAAGGACCTCGGCGACCCGCCTCCTGCGGATGGCGGCAGCTTCTGGACGACCGTCGGCGAGGGCCTCCGGCTCGTCGTGCTCGGCATCCTGATCGCGCTCCTCGTGCTCCTCATCGGCCTGGTGCCCGGCGTCGGCGGTGTCCTCGGAGCGGTCTCCGGTGTCGTCCTCACGGGCCGCCTGCTGGCGCGGGAGCTGACCGGTCGCGCCTTCGACGCCCGTGACCTCAGCCCCGCCGCCCGGGCCGCGCTGTTCTCCGGCAGTCGCGCCCGCGTGCTGGGCTTCGGCGTCGCGACCCAGCTGTGCTTCCTGATCCCCGGGGGTGCCGTCGCCGTGATGCCGGCCGCGGTCGCGGGGAGCACGATGCTGGCGCGAGACATGCAGGCCCGCACCCCACTCGCCGCCGTCCAGCCGACGGCGAGTGCGGCCGTGCCGCACGACCGCACACCCGGGATCGCCTGA
- a CDS encoding ATP-dependent helicase, whose product MSDVLDRFTPATQDWFRGAFTAPTPAQAGAWEAVSAGKHALVVAPTGSGKTLSAFLWAIDSVFRERADAPEEPKKDGSRTRILYISPLKALGVDVERNLRSPLIGIGQSARRLGLTAPGITVGVRSGDTTSSDRRKLVSDPPDILITTPESLYLMLTSRAGETLRDVHTVIIDEVHAVAATKRGAHLAVSLERLDALRRSHGAETAAQRIGLSATVRPIDEVARFLGGGDPVEIVAPPASKTFELGVVVPMDDMTNPPPPPGAPPEAPGIDAEYTEVTGSVWPHVEEAIVDRILQNNSTIVFANSRRLAERLTGRLNEIYAERIGVALPEPTVPAAMMAQAGSTAGADPVLAKAHHGSVSKEQRAQVEEELKSGVLRCVVATSSLELGIDMGAVDLVIQVEAPPSAASGLQRVGRAGHQVGEISRAALFPKHRGDVLHTAIVTERMLAGKIEAIQVPRNPLDILAQQTVAASALGAISVEEWFETVRRSAPFQSLPRSAYEATLDLLAGRFPSDEFAELRPRLVWDRDAGTLTGRPGAQRIAVTSGGTIPDRGLFGVFVAGESTGARVGELDEEMVYESRVGDVFTLGTTSWRIAEITHDRVNVIPAYGQPGKVPFWHGDGIGRPFELGEALGAFSREVSAAKPEKAEQRLIAAGLDEQARANLLAHLSEQREATGTLPTDRTLTVERGHDEVGDWRVILHSPYGMKVHAPWALAINARVRERLGVEGSAVASDDGIIVRIPDAESEPPGAELFVFDPDELEQLVTQEVGGSALFASRFRECAARALLMPRTNPNRRTPLWQQRQRSAQLLEVARRHPTFPVILETLREVLQDVYDLPSLRKLATSIADRRIRLVETQPGQPSPFARDLLFGYVGAFMYEGDSPLAERRAAALSVDPALLGELLGTVELRELLDPDVIAQFEREAQRLDPERRARGLEGVADLLRLLGPLDADEVAARLDPDSTAGATAAALLDDLVTARRAIPVTIAGVSRVAAIEDAGRLRDALGAALPTGIPVAFLEPLADPLGDLVARHARTHGPFTTTAVAERFGLGAAVARHTLQRLETNGRLTSGYFLPTAAGSGDDLEWCDTEVLRRLRMRSLAAIRGSVEPVSPEAYARFLPDWQHLGRPLEGIDGVLTVIEQFAGVPIPASAWESLILPSRVRDYSPAMLDELTAAGEVIWSGHGTLPGRDGWVSLHPADLAPFTLPDPDAEIAAESLEARLLAALAAGGAYFAAQLKEMTGAENEQSVLEALWSLTWSGHVTNDTFAPIRSLLTGGSQAHKVKRRAPRARTYRGMSLTRTAPRPTSIGGRWSLLPEVETDPARRATVTAGLLLDRYGVVTRGAVQSEGVPGGFAQAYRVLAGFEEAGHCRRGYVIEKLGAAQFAASATVDRLRTYAGLADPPPRKAVTLAATDPANPYGAALGWPKLEGVSHRPGRKAGGLVVLVDGALVLSLERGGRTVLCFTDDEEVLQAAAADLATTARDRRLDTLTVEKVNGEGVYGTILGRALQEAGFVQTPRGFTLRKAV is encoded by the coding sequence ATGAGCGACGTGCTCGACCGCTTCACCCCGGCCACACAGGACTGGTTCCGGGGTGCCTTCACCGCCCCCACACCGGCCCAGGCGGGCGCGTGGGAGGCGGTCTCCGCCGGCAAGCATGCCCTCGTCGTGGCGCCGACAGGATCCGGCAAGACGCTGTCGGCGTTCCTCTGGGCCATCGACAGCGTGTTCCGCGAGCGCGCCGACGCGCCGGAGGAGCCGAAGAAGGACGGGTCCCGGACGCGGATCCTCTACATCTCCCCGCTCAAGGCCCTCGGCGTGGACGTGGAGCGCAACCTGCGTTCGCCGCTCATCGGCATCGGGCAGTCCGCCCGGCGGCTCGGCCTCACCGCCCCCGGCATCACGGTGGGCGTCCGCTCGGGCGACACGACATCGAGCGATCGGCGCAAGCTCGTGTCCGATCCGCCCGACATCCTCATCACCACGCCCGAGTCGCTGTACCTGATGCTCACGAGCAGGGCGGGCGAGACGCTGCGCGACGTGCACACCGTCATCATCGACGAGGTGCACGCCGTCGCCGCCACCAAGCGCGGCGCGCACCTCGCGGTGAGCCTGGAGCGCCTCGACGCCCTCCGTCGCTCCCACGGTGCGGAGACCGCAGCGCAGCGGATCGGCCTGTCCGCCACCGTGCGCCCCATCGACGAGGTGGCGCGCTTCCTCGGCGGCGGTGATCCGGTCGAGATCGTCGCCCCGCCGGCATCGAAGACCTTCGAACTCGGTGTCGTCGTGCCGATGGACGACATGACCAACCCGCCGCCGCCACCCGGGGCCCCGCCGGAGGCGCCGGGCATCGACGCGGAGTACACCGAGGTCACCGGGTCGGTGTGGCCGCACGTCGAGGAGGCGATCGTCGACCGCATCCTCCAGAACAACTCGACCATCGTCTTCGCGAACTCCCGCCGCCTCGCCGAACGGCTGACCGGACGGTTGAACGAGATCTACGCGGAACGGATCGGCGTCGCGCTTCCGGAGCCGACCGTGCCCGCCGCGATGATGGCGCAGGCCGGGTCCACCGCGGGCGCCGATCCCGTGCTCGCCAAGGCCCACCACGGCTCGGTGTCGAAAGAGCAGCGTGCGCAGGTCGAGGAGGAGCTGAAGTCGGGCGTGCTCCGGTGCGTCGTCGCCACGAGCAGCTTGGAGCTCGGCATCGACATGGGTGCCGTCGACCTCGTGATCCAGGTGGAGGCGCCGCCGTCCGCGGCCTCCGGACTCCAGCGCGTGGGTCGCGCCGGGCATCAGGTCGGCGAGATCAGCCGCGCGGCCCTGTTCCCCAAGCACCGCGGCGACGTGCTGCACACCGCGATCGTGACGGAGCGGATGCTGGCGGGGAAGATCGAGGCGATCCAGGTGCCGCGGAATCCGCTCGACATCCTCGCCCAGCAGACCGTCGCGGCCAGCGCCCTCGGCGCCATCAGCGTCGAGGAGTGGTTCGAGACCGTCCGCCGTTCCGCCCCCTTCCAGTCACTCCCCCGTTCCGCCTACGAGGCCACGCTCGACCTGCTGGCCGGCCGTTTCCCCTCCGACGAGTTCGCCGAGCTGCGGCCGCGACTCGTCTGGGATCGCGATGCCGGCACGCTCACCGGCCGCCCGGGCGCACAGCGGATCGCGGTCACCAGCGGCGGCACCATCCCCGACCGCGGGCTCTTCGGCGTCTTCGTGGCGGGCGAGTCCACGGGCGCCCGAGTGGGCGAGCTCGACGAGGAGATGGTCTACGAGTCCCGCGTCGGCGACGTGTTCACCCTGGGGACCACGAGCTGGCGCATCGCCGAGATCACCCACGACCGGGTCAACGTCATCCCCGCCTACGGCCAGCCGGGAAAGGTCCCGTTCTGGCACGGCGACGGCATCGGGCGTCCGTTCGAGCTGGGCGAGGCACTGGGGGCGTTCTCCCGCGAGGTGTCCGCGGCGAAGCCGGAGAAGGCGGAGCAGCGCCTCATCGCCGCCGGACTCGACGAACAGGCGCGCGCGAACCTCCTCGCCCACCTCTCCGAGCAGCGGGAGGCCACGGGCACCCTGCCGACAGACCGCACGCTGACCGTCGAGCGCGGACACGACGAGGTCGGCGACTGGCGCGTCATCCTCCATTCCCCGTACGGCATGAAGGTGCATGCGCCGTGGGCGCTGGCGATCAACGCACGGGTGCGAGAGCGCCTCGGCGTCGAGGGCTCCGCGGTGGCGAGCGACGACGGCATCATCGTCCGCATCCCCGACGCCGAGTCGGAACCGCCCGGCGCGGAGCTGTTCGTCTTCGATCCGGATGAGCTCGAACAGCTCGTCACGCAGGAGGTCGGCGGCTCGGCGCTCTTCGCCTCCCGGTTCCGCGAGTGCGCCGCGCGGGCCCTGCTCATGCCGCGCACGAACCCCAACCGCCGGACGCCGCTGTGGCAACAGCGCCAGCGCTCGGCGCAACTCCTCGAGGTCGCGCGACGCCATCCCACCTTCCCCGTCATCCTGGAGACCCTGCGCGAGGTGCTGCAGGACGTCTACGATCTGCCGTCGCTGCGCAAGCTCGCGACGAGCATCGCCGACCGCCGCATCCGCCTCGTCGAGACGCAGCCGGGGCAGCCGTCGCCCTTCGCGCGCGACCTCCTCTTCGGCTACGTCGGGGCGTTCATGTACGAGGGCGACTCACCGCTCGCGGAACGCCGCGCCGCCGCTCTCTCCGTCGACCCGGCGCTGCTGGGCGAGCTGCTGGGCACGGTCGAGCTGCGCGAGCTCCTCGACCCCGACGTCATCGCCCAGTTCGAGCGCGAGGCCCAGCGGCTCGATCCGGAACGCCGGGCGCGCGGCCTGGAGGGCGTCGCCGACCTGCTCCGGCTGCTCGGCCCGCTCGATGCCGACGAGGTCGCCGCGCGCCTCGATCCCGACTCCACCGCCGGGGCGACCGCGGCGGCACTGCTCGACGACCTCGTGACCGCGCGACGTGCCATCCCGGTCACGATCGCCGGGGTGTCCAGGGTCGCCGCGATCGAAGATGCAGGGCGCCTGCGGGATGCGCTCGGGGCGGCCCTGCCGACCGGCATCCCCGTCGCGTTCCTCGAGCCCCTGGCGGATCCCCTCGGCGACCTCGTGGCCCGTCACGCCCGCACCCACGGCCCCTTCACGACCACGGCCGTCGCCGAGCGGTTCGGCCTCGGCGCCGCCGTCGCCCGGCACACCCTGCAGCGCCTGGAGACGAACGGCCGCCTCACGAGCGGGTACTTCCTCCCCACCGCGGCCGGCAGCGGCGACGACCTCGAGTGGTGCGACACCGAGGTCCTGCGGCGGCTGCGGATGCGGTCGCTCGCGGCGATCCGCGGATCCGTCGAACCCGTCTCGCCCGAGGCGTACGCGCGATTCCTTCCGGACTGGCAGCATCTCGGTCGCCCCCTGGAGGGCATCGACGGCGTGCTCACGGTGATCGAGCAGTTCGCCGGCGTCCCGATCCCGGCCAGCGCCTGGGAGTCGCTCATCCTGCCATCGCGGGTGCGCGACTACTCCCCGGCGATGCTCGACGAGCTCACGGCCGCGGGCGAGGTGATCTGGTCCGGACACGGCACGCTCCCCGGGCGTGACGGGTGGGTCTCGCTGCACCCCGCCGATCTCGCCCCGTTCACGCTGCCCGATCCGGACGCGGAGATCGCCGCGGAGTCGCTCGAAGCGCGCCTCCTCGCGGCCCTCGCGGCGGGCGGCGCCTACTTCGCGGCGCAGCTCAAGGAGATGACCGGCGCCGAGAACGAGCAGTCCGTGCTGGAGGCGCTGTGGTCTCTGACCTGGTCGGGGCATGTGACGAACGACACGTTCGCGCCGATCCGCTCGCTGCTGACCGGCGGCTCCCAGGCCCATAAGGTCAAGCGCCGTGCTCCGCGTGCGCGCACCTATCGCGGCATGTCCCTCACGCGCACGGCTCCTCGACCGACCTCGATCGGCGGACGCTGGTCGTTGCTCCCCGAGGTCGAGACCGACCCGGCGCGCCGCGCGACCGTCACCGCCGGCCTGCTCCTCGACCGGTATGGCGTCGTCACCCGCGGGGCCGTGCAGTCGGAGGGCGTGCCTGGCGGGTTCGCGCAGGCATACCGTGTGCTGGCCGGGTTCGAGGAGGCGGGGCACTGCCGCCGCGGCTACGTGATCGAGAAGCTCGGCGCCGCACAGTTCGCGGCATCGGCCACGGTCGACCGTCTGCGGACCTACGCCGGTCTCGCCGATCCGCCGCCGCGGAAGGCCGTCACCCTGGCGGCCACCGACCCCGCGAACCCCTACGGCGCGGCGCTCGGGTGGCCGAAGCTCGAGGGCGTCTCGCATCGCCCGGGGCGCAAGGCCGGCGGGCTCGTGGTGCTCGTCGACGGCGCGCTCGTTCTGTCGCTCGAGCGCGGCGGACGGACCGTGCTGTGCTTCACGGACGACGAGGAGGTGCTGCAGGCCGCCGCCGCCGACCTCGCGACGACAGCCAGGGACCGCCGCCTCGACACCCTGACCGTCGAGAAGGTGAACGGCGAGGGGGTGTACGGCACGATCCTCGGGCGGGCTCTGCAGGAGGCGGGCTTCGTGCAGACGCCGCGCGGCTTCACCCTCCGCAAGGCCGTCTGA
- a CDS encoding LuxR C-terminal-related transcriptional regulator: MADRLRVVIVDDHSIFRSGLRADLDASVEVVGEAADVPTAIAVIAETAPDVVLLDVHLPGGEGDDATGGEAVIRGTGPTTTRFLALSVSDAAADVVRVIRAGARGYITKGSSGGEVSAAVHAVAEGDAVFSPRLAGFVLDAFGAVAGETATATDELDRLSSREQEVMRLIARGYAYKEVATALFISIKTVETHVSSVLRKLQLSSRHELTAWASERRLL; encoded by the coding sequence GTGGCTGACCGCCTCCGCGTCGTGATCGTCGACGACCACTCCATCTTCCGCTCAGGCCTGCGGGCCGACCTCGATGCGAGCGTGGAGGTCGTGGGGGAGGCCGCAGACGTGCCCACGGCGATCGCCGTGATCGCGGAGACGGCGCCCGACGTGGTGCTCCTCGATGTGCACCTTCCGGGCGGGGAGGGCGACGACGCGACCGGCGGGGAAGCCGTGATCCGAGGGACGGGACCGACGACCACGCGCTTCCTGGCCCTCAGCGTCTCCGATGCCGCGGCCGATGTCGTGCGGGTCATCCGGGCCGGGGCGCGTGGCTACATCACGAAGGGCTCGTCAGGCGGCGAGGTGAGCGCCGCCGTGCACGCCGTCGCCGAGGGGGACGCGGTGTTCTCGCCGCGGCTCGCGGGATTCGTGCTCGACGCGTTCGGCGCCGTGGCCGGCGAGACCGCCACCGCGACCGACGAACTCGACCGCCTCTCCTCGCGCGAGCAGGAGGTGATGCGGTTGATCGCCCGCGGCTACGCGTACAAGGAGGTCGCCACCGCCCTCTTCATCTCGATCAAGACCGTCGAGACGCACGTGTCGTCGGTGCTGCGCAAGCTGCAGCTCTCCTCCCGCCACGAGCTCACGGCGTGGGCGTCGGAGCGGCGCCTGCTCTGA
- a CDS encoding DapH/DapD/GlmU-related protein encodes MGKNYVDIENDHGATLRYRKHANGRGLVAHGAKVHPKAHIEAGAYIEPGARVGAGAIVARGAWVDEDAVIGEGAYIDAHAHVGQGAAVGDHAHVGVRTDIGAGARIVRGARIGDDETVAAGLTVATDQKGLWLAA; translated from the coding sequence GTGGGCAAGAACTACGTCGACATCGAGAACGACCACGGAGCGACGCTGCGGTACCGCAAGCACGCCAACGGTCGCGGTCTCGTCGCGCATGGCGCCAAGGTGCATCCGAAGGCGCACATCGAGGCGGGGGCCTACATCGAACCGGGAGCACGCGTCGGAGCGGGGGCCATCGTCGCCCGCGGTGCGTGGGTGGACGAGGACGCCGTGATCGGCGAGGGCGCGTACATCGACGCCCACGCGCACGTCGGCCAGGGCGCGGCGGTCGGCGACCACGCGCACGTCGGGGTCCGCACCGACATCGGGGCCGGGGCCCGCATCGTGCGGGGCGCCCGCATCGGCGACGACGAAACGGTCGCGGCGGGGCTCACCGTCGCCACCGATCAGAAGGGTCTCTGGCTGGCGGCCTGA